A single region of the Corallococcus silvisoli genome encodes:
- the ptsP gene encoding phosphoenolpyruvate--protein phosphotransferase, which produces MLTPSQVRLGRSAADKAEAIRQVGQVMVDAGFIAPGYVDSMLQREQVSATYLGHGIAIPHGLPAARDLVLQTGVVVVQFPAGVAWNQEGHARIVVGIAAKSDEHLQVLANLTGVLGDEARSEALAHTRDPAVIIHALNGTDSAPEPPAAPPVIEGRHLQVASPSPEGLHARPATVLVEVVRRFRADVTVHHEGRQANARSLLSLLRLGARSGTTLTFTATGDDADAALVALREAFASGLGEEPPAAPLPSATPRPAVTLDYEGTLVAGLSASPGIAAGPVWTFQRERLEVEERAADTAREHRLLEEALAGAAAELRQLHEGFLTKAGARRAAIFKAHLELLDDPEMLSESHVLIDTGFSAGASWRRVFENRAEALAMLDEPVLAARAADLRDVGRRVLRPLAKVVEGEAAFPVHPVVLLAEDLAPSDTAKLDPAMVLGLCTAGGGTTSHTAIIARSLDLPAVVAAGPSVLDLRDGQHCILDGDAGVLVVEPSERDQAKAAHQLERIRARREEEKLERYRPAITLDGKRVEVAANISEAADAQKAVDAGGEGVGLMRTEFLFLQRDDPPDEEEQFQAYRTMVRALNGLPLILRTLDIGGDKQVPYLSLPAEENPFLGVRGIRLCFEREDLFRTQLRAILRASMEGPVRIMYPMVAMPEELAKARAITESVRQEVGAAPVETGIMIEVPSAVMMAERLARDVSFFSIGTNDLTQYVLAMDREHPVLAPRADGLHPAVLRMVDLTVRAARKAGIWVGACGGIAGDPSGAVVLSGLGVTELSVAIPSIPSVKALLRGIRMEEAEAVARDALECGGAAEVRERVRPLLNRKGARA; this is translated from the coding sequence ATGTTGACCCCCTCGCAGGTCCGTCTGGGACGGTCCGCCGCCGACAAGGCGGAGGCCATCCGGCAGGTCGGGCAGGTGATGGTGGACGCAGGCTTCATCGCGCCCGGCTACGTCGACAGCATGCTCCAGCGCGAGCAGGTGTCCGCGACCTACCTGGGCCACGGCATCGCCATTCCCCATGGCCTGCCAGCGGCGCGGGACCTGGTGCTCCAGACGGGCGTCGTCGTCGTGCAGTTCCCCGCCGGGGTCGCCTGGAATCAGGAGGGCCACGCGCGCATCGTCGTGGGCATCGCGGCGAAGTCCGATGAACACCTCCAGGTGCTCGCCAACCTCACCGGCGTGCTGGGCGACGAGGCCCGCTCCGAGGCCCTGGCCCACACGCGAGACCCCGCCGTCATCATCCACGCCCTCAACGGCACCGACTCCGCGCCGGAGCCTCCAGCCGCGCCCCCCGTCATCGAGGGCCGCCACCTCCAGGTCGCGTCCCCATCCCCGGAGGGCCTGCACGCGCGCCCGGCCACCGTGCTGGTGGAGGTGGTGCGGCGCTTCCGCGCGGACGTCACCGTCCACCACGAAGGGCGGCAGGCCAACGCCCGCAGCCTCCTGTCGCTCCTGCGCCTGGGAGCCCGGAGCGGCACGACCCTGACCTTCACCGCGACGGGCGATGACGCGGACGCGGCGCTCGTCGCGCTGCGCGAAGCGTTCGCGTCCGGGCTGGGCGAGGAGCCCCCCGCCGCGCCCCTCCCGAGCGCGACGCCCAGGCCCGCCGTCACGCTCGACTACGAGGGCACGCTGGTGGCGGGGCTGTCCGCGTCGCCGGGCATCGCCGCCGGGCCCGTGTGGACCTTCCAGCGGGAGCGGCTGGAGGTGGAGGAGCGCGCCGCCGACACGGCCCGCGAGCACCGCCTGCTGGAAGAGGCCCTGGCGGGCGCGGCGGCGGAGCTGCGCCAGTTGCACGAAGGCTTCCTGACGAAGGCGGGGGCGCGGCGGGCCGCCATCTTCAAGGCGCACCTGGAGCTGCTGGACGACCCGGAGATGCTGTCGGAGTCCCACGTCCTCATCGACACCGGCTTCAGCGCGGGGGCGTCCTGGCGCCGCGTCTTCGAGAACCGCGCGGAGGCGCTCGCGATGCTGGACGAGCCGGTGCTGGCCGCTCGGGCCGCGGACCTGCGGGACGTGGGCCGGCGCGTGCTGCGCCCCCTGGCGAAGGTGGTGGAGGGCGAGGCCGCCTTTCCGGTTCACCCGGTGGTGCTGCTGGCGGAGGACCTGGCTCCGTCCGACACCGCGAAGCTGGACCCCGCCATGGTGCTGGGCCTGTGCACGGCGGGCGGCGGCACCACATCGCACACGGCCATCATCGCGCGCTCGCTGGACCTGCCGGCGGTGGTGGCGGCGGGGCCGTCGGTGCTGGACCTGCGCGACGGACAGCACTGCATCCTGGATGGGGACGCGGGCGTGCTCGTCGTGGAGCCGTCGGAGCGGGACCAGGCGAAGGCCGCGCACCAGCTCGAGCGCATCCGGGCCCGGCGCGAGGAGGAGAAGCTGGAGCGCTACCGGCCCGCCATCACGCTGGACGGCAAGCGCGTGGAGGTGGCCGCGAACATCAGCGAGGCCGCGGACGCCCAGAAGGCCGTGGACGCGGGCGGCGAGGGCGTGGGCCTGATGCGCACCGAGTTCCTCTTCCTCCAGCGCGACGACCCGCCCGACGAGGAGGAGCAGTTCCAGGCGTACCGCACCATGGTCCGCGCGCTGAACGGGCTGCCGCTCATCCTGCGCACGCTGGACATCGGCGGCGACAAGCAGGTGCCCTACCTGTCGCTGCCGGCGGAGGAGAACCCGTTCCTCGGCGTGCGCGGCATCCGGCTGTGCTTCGAACGGGAGGACCTGTTCCGCACGCAGCTGCGCGCCATCCTGCGCGCGTCCATGGAGGGGCCGGTCCGCATCATGTACCCGATGGTGGCGATGCCCGAGGAGCTGGCGAAGGCCCGCGCCATCACCGAGTCCGTGCGCCAGGAGGTCGGCGCGGCGCCCGTGGAGACGGGCATCATGATTGAAGTCCCATCGGCGGTGATGATGGCGGAGCGGCTGGCGCGGGACGTGTCGTTCTTCTCCATCGGCACCAACGACCTGACGCAGTACGTGCTGGCGATGGACCGGGAGCATCCGGTGCTCGCGCCGCGGGCGGACGGCCTGCACCCGGCGGTGCTGCGCATGGTGGACCTCACGGTGCGAGCGGCGCGCAAGGCGGGCATCTGGGTGGGCGCGTGCGGCGGCATCGCGGGCGACCCGTCCGGCGCGGTGGTGCTGTCCGGCCTGGGCGTCACGGAGCTGAGCGTGGCCATTCCCAGCATTCCGTCGGTGAAGGCGCTGCTGCGCGGCATCCGCATGGAGGAGGCGGAAGCCGTGGCCCGGGACGCGCTGGAGTGCGGCGGCGCGGCCGAGGTGCGCGAACGGGTGCGCCCGCTGCTGAACCGGAAGGGAGCGCGGGCATGA
- a CDS encoding class I SAM-dependent methyltransferase: MSDSVLDFYEGLAEEYHLLFADWEQAVDRQGAVLDALLRRSGAPPPRRVLDCACGIGTQALGLAARGYAVHATDLSPSAVARAEREARAMHVSLTTGVADMRMLDWQVPGTFHVVMSCDNAMAHLLEDSDLEDAANAMASRLVPGGLLVASLRDHSALLEKRPRFTAERVLDTPLGRRVLFQVWDWAVDERQYTVRQFILRQESGVWHTTEHTGIYRLLQRVELEQALTKAGLVDPRWYTPEETGFNQPLITARRP, encoded by the coding sequence ATGTCTGACAGCGTCCTGGATTTCTACGAAGGGCTGGCCGAGGAATACCACCTGCTCTTCGCGGACTGGGAGCAGGCGGTGGACCGGCAGGGCGCGGTGCTGGACGCGTTGCTGCGCCGCTCAGGCGCGCCGCCTCCGCGCCGGGTGTTGGACTGCGCGTGCGGCATTGGCACGCAGGCGCTGGGGCTGGCGGCTCGGGGTTACGCGGTGCACGCCACGGACCTGAGTCCCTCCGCGGTGGCCCGCGCGGAGCGGGAAGCCCGGGCCATGCACGTGAGCCTCACCACCGGCGTGGCGGACATGCGCATGCTGGACTGGCAGGTGCCGGGCACGTTCCACGTGGTGATGTCGTGCGACAACGCGATGGCGCACCTGCTGGAGGACTCGGACCTGGAGGACGCGGCGAACGCGATGGCGTCGCGACTGGTGCCGGGCGGGTTGCTGGTGGCGAGCCTGCGCGACCACTCGGCGCTCCTGGAGAAGCGGCCGCGCTTCACGGCGGAGCGGGTGCTGGACACGCCGCTGGGCCGCCGCGTCCTCTTCCAGGTCTGGGATTGGGCGGTGGATGAAAGGCAGTACACGGTGCGCCAGTTCATCCTGCGCCAGGAGTCCGGCGTCTGGCACACCACCGAGCACACCGGCATCTACCGCTTGTTGCAGCGCGTGGAGCTGGAGCAGGCGCTCACGAAGGCGGGGCTCGTGGATCCCCGCTGGTACACGCCGGAGGAGACGGGCTTCAACCAGCCGCTCATCACCGCGCGGCGGCCTTGA
- a CDS encoding DUF962 domain-containing protein — translation MSDRIQTYAEFWPFYLREHSHASTRWLHFAGTSLGVGLGVTAAVTGRGALVPAALVAAYGFAWASHFKIEHNRPATFKYPLWSLISDFRMAALMATGQLGPHLERANAGTPATATLAPASAE, via the coding sequence ATGTCCGACCGCATCCAGACCTATGCCGAGTTCTGGCCGTTCTACCTGCGCGAGCACTCGCATGCGTCGACACGCTGGCTGCACTTCGCGGGCACGAGCCTGGGCGTGGGCCTGGGCGTGACGGCCGCCGTCACCGGGCGTGGCGCGCTGGTTCCCGCCGCGCTGGTGGCCGCTTACGGCTTCGCGTGGGCCAGCCACTTCAAGATCGAGCACAACCGTCCGGCGACCTTCAAGTACCCGCTCTGGTCGCTCATCTCCGACTTCCGGATGGCGGCGCTCATGGCCACCGGCCAGCTGGGGCCGCACCTGGAGCGCGCCAACGCGGGCACGCCGGCCACCGCCACCCTGGCGCCGGCCTCCGCGGAGTAG